One region of Roseicitreum antarcticum genomic DNA includes:
- a CDS encoding class II 3-deoxy-7-phosphoheptulonate synthase — protein sequence MTKGWTKTDWRAKPRVQMPDYPDAAALAGVEARLASYPPLVFAGEARALKARLADAGAGRAFLLQGGDCAESFNDFNADSIRDTFKVMLQMAMVLTYGAKVPVIKVGRMAGQFAKPRSSASEVVGGAELPSYRGDIINGFDFTPEARIPDPSRMLQAYTQAAATLNLLRAFSTGGFADMHRVHNWTLGFAEAGQGSDKMDRYRDMSARISDALDFMSAAGITSASNHALSTVDFYTSHEALLLEYEQALCRIDSTSGLPVAGSGHMIWIGDRTRQPSGAHVEFCRGVQNPIGLKCGPSLEADDLKVLIERLNPTNEAGRLTLIARFGAGAVADHLPRLVRAVREVGANVVWVCDPMHGNTIKSTSGYKTRPFERVLQEVREFFQVHSSEGTIPGGVHFEMTGSDVTECTGGLRDLSDEDLSQRYHTACDPRLNANQSLELAFLVAAELSSRHKDLAAKAVG from the coding sequence ATGACCAAAGGCTGGACCAAGACCGACTGGCGCGCGAAACCGCGGGTACAGATGCCCGATTACCCCGATGCGGCCGCTTTGGCGGGTGTCGAGGCACGGTTGGCCAGCTATCCGCCGCTGGTTTTCGCGGGCGAGGCGCGCGCGCTCAAGGCGCGGCTGGCCGATGCGGGGGCGGGGCGCGCCTTCCTGTTGCAGGGCGGCGATTGCGCCGAAAGTTTCAATGATTTCAACGCCGACAGCATCCGCGACACGTTCAAGGTGATGCTGCAGATGGCCATGGTGCTGACCTATGGCGCCAAGGTGCCGGTCATCAAGGTGGGCCGGATGGCGGGGCAATTCGCCAAGCCGCGCTCCAGCGCGTCGGAAGTTGTCGGCGGGGCAGAGCTTCCCAGCTACCGCGGTGATATCATTAACGGATTCGACTTCACGCCCGAGGCCCGCATCCCCGATCCCAGCCGCATGTTGCAGGCCTATACCCAGGCTGCGGCTACGCTGAACCTGCTGCGCGCCTTCTCGACCGGTGGCTTTGCCGACATGCACCGGGTGCATAACTGGACGCTGGGCTTCGCCGAGGCCGGACAGGGCTCGGACAAGATGGATCGCTACCGCGACATGTCGGCCCGGATCTCGGATGCGCTGGATTTCATGTCCGCCGCAGGCATCACATCGGCCAGCAATCACGCGCTTTCCACGGTCGATTTCTACACCAGCCACGAGGCACTTTTGCTGGAATATGAGCAGGCGTTGTGCCGGATCGACAGCACCTCGGGGCTGCCGGTGGCGGGCTCGGGGCATATGATCTGGATCGGCGACCGGACCCGGCAACCCTCTGGTGCGCATGTAGAATTTTGTCGCGGGGTGCAGAACCCCATCGGCTTGAAATGCGGCCCGTCGCTGGAGGCCGATGACCTCAAGGTGCTGATTGAGCGCCTCAATCCGACCAATGAGGCGGGCCGTCTGACCCTGATCGCGCGCTTTGGTGCGGGGGCCGTTGCCGACCATTTGCCGCGCCTTGTCCGGGCGGTGCGCGAGGTTGGCGCGAACGTGGTCTGGGTCTGCGACCCGATGCATGGCAACACGATCAAATCGACCAGCGGCTACAAGACCCGGCCGTTCGAGCGGGTGCTGCAAGAGGTGCGAGAGTTCTTCCAGGTGCATAGCTCGGAGGGTACGATCCCCGGCGGCGTGCATTTTGAAATGACGGGCAGCGACGTGACCGAATGCACCGGCGGGCTGCGCGACCTGAGCGACGAAGACCTGTCGCAACGCTACCACACCGCCTGCGACCCACGCCTGAACGCCAACCAATCGCTGGAACTGGCGTTTCTGGTTGCCGCAGAATTGTCGAGCCGCCACAAGGACTTGGCGGCCAAAGCTGTCGGCTGA
- a CDS encoding GlxA family transcriptional regulator — protein MTRSAERDAADAPTRRFVFLLLDQFTLLSFSGALDPLRIANRLAGRTVYRWRLASPTGAAVVCSAGVAFDVDMAMEDLERDDTLLVCGGMNVEAAVTRPVLNFLRREARRGVTMGGLCTGSYALAKAGLLEDKRATIHWENQDSFLEVFGNVTLSRAIFVIDGARMTTAGGTSSIDLMLRLIADDLGEQAANAVADQLIYASIRTDQDTQRLSIPTRIGVRHPKLGQVIGIMEAHIEDPISPAELAAKVAISTRQLERLFRRYLGRSPKRYYMELRLIKARNLLLQTEMSVINVALACGFASPSHFSKCYRVQYRTTPYRERGAHGAPGEGV, from the coding sequence ATGACACGATCCGCAGAGCGCGACGCCGCCGATGCCCCGACCCGGCGGTTCGTTTTCCTGCTGCTGGATCAGTTCACCCTGCTGTCGTTTTCCGGCGCGCTGGACCCGCTGCGCATCGCCAACCGGCTGGCCGGGCGCACCGTGTATCGCTGGCGGCTGGCCAGTCCCACGGGGGCGGCGGTGGTCTGCTCGGCCGGGGTGGCGTTTGACGTCGATATGGCGATGGAGGATCTGGAGCGCGATGACACCTTGTTGGTCTGTGGCGGCATGAATGTCGAGGCGGCGGTCACCCGGCCCGTGCTGAACTTCTTGCGGCGCGAAGCGCGGCGCGGCGTCACCATGGGGGGGCTGTGCACCGGCAGCTACGCACTGGCCAAGGCAGGGCTGCTGGAGGACAAGCGCGCGACGATCCATTGGGAGAACCAGGACAGCTTTCTGGAGGTCTTTGGCAATGTCACGCTGAGCCGCGCGATTTTTGTGATCGATGGCGCGCGGATGACCACGGCGGGGGGCACCTCTTCGATCGATCTGATGCTGCGGCTGATCGCCGACGATCTGGGCGAGCAGGCGGCGAATGCAGTGGCTGATCAGTTGATCTATGCCTCGATCCGCACCGATCAGGACACGCAGCGGCTGTCGATCCCGACGCGTATCGGCGTGCGGCATCCGAAGCTGGGGCAGGTGATCGGCATCATGGAGGCGCATATCGAAGACCCGATCTCGCCCGCCGAACTGGCCGCGAAAGTGGCGATTTCGACCCGGCAGCTGGAGCGGCTGTTTCGCCGCTACCTGGGCCGCAGCCCCAAGCGGTACTACATGGAATTGCGGCTGATCAAGGCGCGCAACCTGCTGTTGCAGACCGAGATGAGCGTCATCAACGTGGCGCTGGCCTGTGGCTTTGCTTCGCCGTCGCATTTCTCGAAATGCTACCGGGTGCAGTACCGCACGACACCCTACCGCGAGCGCGGCGCCCACGGCGCGCCGGGCGAGGGGGTGTAG
- a CDS encoding DUF6538 domain-containing protein, which translates to MWGLHVKQRGRWWHYHRAIPDRFRDVDPRRSLSFSLHTTDFTQAKLLAAQI; encoded by the coding sequence ATGTGGGGACTTCACGTCAAGCAACGCGGACGATGGTGGCACTACCATCGGGCCATTCCTGATCGGTTCCGCGACGTCGATCCCCGTAGATCTCTTTCGTTCTCATTGCACACGACCGACTTCACCCAAGCTAAGTTGCTGGCCGCACAAATTTAA
- a CDS encoding alpha/beta hydrolase — protein sequence MGGTDPSAKITEQHCFAKPTPEAWITEIAAATMIHPGAVLVGHSPGAIAIARLLAHGPQIRISGALLAAPIKPSRSPHTRRFGQIPPRSAACVAQARTDGQVLTQRSKCGQATRRCDGRINLVLAPRGADKARTIVADQVIDGGGLRRDPVTDATPVIRDLLTCGAARLDPLRLSLDTTPDAHVINKTGQPSRCIFEVGPAARGALSEITAIPDIREQTFRLANELLSTGAEAAPGTP from the coding sequence GTGGGCGGCACAGATCCTTCTGCCAAGATCACCGAGCAGCACTGCTTTGCGAAACCGACGCCCGAAGCATGGATTACCGAGATCGCTGCCGCCACGATGATCCATCCCGGTGCCGTGCTTGTTGGGCATTCGCCGGGGGCGATCGCAATTGCGCGCCTGCTTGCGCATGGGCCTCAGATCAGGATCAGCGGCGCGTTGCTTGCAGCCCCGATCAAGCCGTCGCGCAGTCCACACACCCGAAGGTTCGGCCAGATACCGCCCAGATCCGCCGCATGTGTCGCGCAGGCAAGGACAGACGGCCAGGTCCTGACCCAGCGCAGCAAGTGTGGGCAGGCAACGCGGCGCTGCGACGGACGCATCAACCTTGTGCTTGCACCCCGCGGCGCTGACAAGGCCAGGACCATCGTCGCGGATCAGGTCATAGACGGCGGCGGCCTCCGGCGTGATCCCGTCACAGATGCCACTCCGGTCATCCGCGATCTGCTGACATGCGGCGCCGCGCGTCTGGACCCGCTGCGACTTAGCCTGGACACAACGCCGGATGCCCACGTTATCAACAAGACGGGCCAGCCGTCACGGTGCATCTTCGAGGTCGGACCCGCAGCGCGCGGCGCATTATCGGAAATCACCGCAATCCCCGATATTCGCGAACAAACCTTCCGGCTGGCCAATGAACTTTTGAGCACCGGGGCCGAAGCCGCGCCCGGAACGCCCTGA
- the pseG gene encoding UDP-2,4-diacetamido-2,4,6-trideoxy-beta-L-altropyranose hydrolase: protein MKALIRADATGTIGGGHMMRCLALANALRRHGHEAAFVMAQTQQDWSGTVTSAGFHVYPVTPEPLSPDPDGPPHKGWLSAPWPRDAEVTGAAMRDFMPDCLIWDHYGLDARWVNAVRRAYNVGVVLAIDDLDDRALGSELVLDQTRLDRASARAFPALAQMAGPAFATLRPEFADLRAEALARRAAAPGGRVLVTLGLADSAGIVPGIAAVLAATEGLDVDIVMGAHAQTLPRVADICATYPQLTLHVDTPDMAALMLRADLCIGAGGMTSWERCCLGLGTLLIPVADNQSGSARALEAAGAAQVLDLTRARDPADLAAAVARALRAIPAMAQAAARLCDGQGATRVVDILAATLRPVVPSDAHLMFDWRNQPHIRAASLNAAPLEWPKHLDWVAALSHRSDGLWRIYAEGERALGHVNVRRLSPEDLAENSTEDLGARSGGLWRWGFYIGAVDAPKGAGRRMLARALSEVLRRPDCAGIEAEVRVNNPRSAALHRAMGFRQTATREDGAVLVFLLTECDMNRVFAIQFPKEPR, encoded by the coding sequence ATGAAAGCGCTGATCCGCGCGGATGCGACCGGCACCATCGGGGGCGGGCATATGATGCGCTGTCTGGCGCTGGCCAATGCCCTGCGCCGCCATGGGCATGAGGCGGCCTTCGTGATGGCGCAGACACAGCAAGATTGGTCAGGGACGGTCACATCGGCGGGGTTTCATGTCTATCCGGTCACCCCAGAGCCGCTGTCACCCGACCCAGATGGCCCGCCGCACAAGGGATGGCTGTCCGCACCCTGGCCCCGCGATGCCGAGGTGACGGGCGCGGCAATGCGCGATTTCATGCCTGATTGCCTGATCTGGGATCATTATGGGCTGGACGCGCGCTGGGTGAATGCCGTGCGCCGCGCCTACAATGTCGGGGTCGTGCTGGCGATAGACGATCTGGATGACCGGGCGCTGGGGTCGGAACTGGTGCTGGATCAGACGCGGCTGGACCGGGCAAGCGCGCGCGCCTTTCCGGCGCTTGCGCAAATGGCAGGGCCGGCATTCGCCACCCTGCGCCCGGAATTCGCCGATCTGCGCGCCGAGGCGCTGGCGCGAAGGGCGGCCGCACCGGGGGGGCGGGTTTTGGTCACGCTGGGCCTCGCGGACAGTGCCGGGATCGTGCCCGGAATCGCGGCGGTCCTGGCGGCGACCGAGGGGCTGGACGTAGATATCGTGATGGGCGCCCATGCCCAGACGTTGCCACGCGTGGCTGATATTTGCGCGACGTATCCGCAACTTACCTTGCATGTGGACACGCCCGACATGGCGGCGCTGATGCTGCGCGCGGATCTGTGCATCGGGGCGGGCGGCATGACGAGTTGGGAGCGGTGCTGCCTGGGTCTTGGCACGCTGCTGATCCCTGTGGCCGACAATCAAAGCGGGAGTGCGCGGGCGCTGGAGGCGGCTGGGGCGGCGCAGGTCCTGGACTTGACGCGCGCCCGCGACCCCGCTGATCTGGCGGCGGCTGTGGCGAGGGCGTTGCGCGCAATACCGGCAATGGCGCAGGCGGCGGCGCGTCTGTGCGACGGGCAGGGTGCTACGCGCGTTGTGGATATTCTGGCGGCGACGCTGCGCCCGGTCGTGCCGTCCGATGCGCACCTGATGTTTGACTGGCGTAACCAGCCGCATATCCGCGCGGCCAGCCTTAATGCGGCTCCGTTGGAGTGGCCCAAGCATCTGGACTGGGTTGCCGCGCTGTCGCACCGCAGCGACGGGTTGTGGCGCATCTATGCCGAAGGGGAACGCGCGCTGGGGCATGTGAATGTGCGGCGGCTTTCGCCGGAGGATCTGGCTGAGAATTCAACCGAGGATTTGGGGGCGCGTTCCGGAGGGCTGTGGCGCTGGGGCTTCTATATCGGTGCGGTGGATGCACCGAAGGGGGCCGGGCGGCGCATGCTGGCGCGCGCCTTGAGCGAGGTGCTGAGGCGCCCGGATTGTGCCGGGATCGAGGCTGAAGTGCGGGTGAACAACCCACGCTCTGCGGCGCTGCACCGCGCTATGGGGTTCCGGCAGACCGCAACGCGCGAGGATGGCGCGGTGCTTGTCTTTTTGCTGACTGAATGCGACATGAACAGGGTATTTGCCATTCAATTCCCGAAGGAACCGCGCTGA
- the pseI gene encoding pseudaminic acid synthase, which produces MTPFQIAGRQIGAGQPPYIIAELSGNHNGVLERALALVDAAADAGADAVKLQTYTADTITIDVERPEFRISGGLWDGRSLHELYREASTPWEWHAALFDRARERGLHCFSSPFDPTAVAFLATLDAPAYKIASFEIVDTPLIREVGAQGKPVIISTGVASLGEIEEGLRAAREGGAAGVALLHCVSAYPAAVEDMRLSTIATLAAAFDVPVGLSDHSPGATVAVAAVALGACIIEKHLTLARADGGPDAAFSLEPAEFAALVQDCRTAHLALGAPRHDRVGIGGENALFRRSLYVVADVAAGATLNEENVRSIRPGLGLAPRHLPEVLGRPATRVLRRGEPLDFTMVGPKA; this is translated from the coding sequence ATGACCCCGTTTCAGATTGCAGGCCGCCAGATTGGCGCCGGGCAGCCGCCCTACATCATTGCGGAACTTTCGGGCAACCATAACGGCGTGCTGGAGCGCGCGCTCGCGTTGGTCGATGCGGCGGCAGATGCGGGGGCGGATGCGGTCAAGTTGCAGACCTATACCGCCGATACGATCACCATTGACGTGGAACGCCCGGAGTTTCGCATCAGCGGCGGCCTTTGGGATGGTCGGTCGCTGCATGAGCTGTACCGCGAAGCCTCGACGCCCTGGGAATGGCACGCGGCCCTGTTCGACCGTGCGCGGGAGCGGGGGCTGCATTGCTTTTCCTCACCCTTCGATCCTACGGCAGTGGCCTTTTTGGCAACGCTGGACGCGCCTGCCTACAAGATCGCCTCGTTCGAGATTGTCGACACGCCGCTGATCCGGGAGGTGGGCGCGCAGGGCAAGCCGGTCATCATCTCGACCGGGGTGGCCAGCCTGGGCGAGATCGAGGAAGGCTTGCGCGCTGCGCGTGAAGGCGGGGCTGCGGGCGTGGCGCTGCTGCATTGCGTCTCGGCCTATCCTGCGGCGGTCGAGGATATGCGGCTGAGCACGATTGCCACACTGGCGGCGGCCTTCGACGTGCCAGTGGGATTATCCGACCATTCGCCGGGCGCGACCGTCGCCGTTGCTGCCGTGGCGCTGGGGGCCTGCATCATTGAAAAGCACCTGACGCTGGCGCGGGCCGATGGCGGGCCGGATGCGGCGTTTTCGCTGGAACCGGCAGAGTTCGCGGCGCTGGTGCAAGATTGCCGCACGGCGCATCTGGCGCTGGGTGCGCCGCGCCATGACCGGGTGGGGATCGGTGGCGAGAATGCGCTTTTCCGACGCTCGCTCTATGTCGTGGCTGATGTGGCGGCGGGTGCTACGCTGAATGAAGAAAATGTGCGGTCGATCCGCCCGGGCCTGGGCCTTGCACCCCGTCACCTGCCCGAAGTTCTGGGCCGTCCCGCCACCCGTGTGCTGCGCCGTGGTGAGCCGCTGGACTTCACCATGGTGGGGCCAAAGGCATGA